From the genome of Bacillus mesophilus:
GTCTGACGAAATCGAGGTAAAACAAATTTTCTTCCATTCCACACTGAAAAAGTAATTCAATATCGTCCTCGTTTTCTATTTCGATTTCTCCGAACCTTTTAAAAATGCCCCAAATCTCTTCTGGATTTGTTCTTTCACCTACTTGATTCTTCAAATAAGCTTCAGTTTCATGTACGGTTAACATCATTTCCCTCCATGATTTATTAGAAATTTATAGATGATAGTTATAGAATTTTATCAACAAGCTTTTAACTACCGATACTCCAATATGGTAGTAGGTTTAACTACTTTTTATATTCTGCATCATACGAGTTTTCACCAGCATGAACTGAAAGTAGGGTATCAGCATAGCCAACAAGCCTATTTACTATTTCATCTGCTAGTGCGTACACTACTGAGTGATAACCTGGTTCATGAATAATAGGGTCATCAAAAATAATGGTCGTATTAATGAATACGTCTCGGTTTCCATAAAGATTATAGTGAATAATTGCTTTGGCCGCTGCACCCCCAGTTCTTGGATCTTTGAAACTAGGAAGAAAAATGCACCATTCTTCTGCAGTAGCTGACCGAAAGTTCTTAGTAAACACCATTTGACTAATTTCTTCATCTATTTTCAATTTTTCTTCATTTTTAAGTGTATCAACTACTTTTTTAACCATATTAATTAGCGCTTCCTATTCTTCTGCAGGAGCAGCATCAACTGCAATTTGATAGGCATCTAGGATTGACTCTAACTCTGTTGGATCATTAATTCCAACCAAATATTGTTCATTACCTTCTAATTCGATTCTCATTAAAATCGTCTCATCCAGATTTCTTAACAATGCATAGGAATTCTCGTCCATATCGAACAGCGCTTCTATCGTATAATCTATTTCCTTACCTTCCTCATCCTGGATTGTTATATAATCTCTTTTGACTGTATCCATTCTTCTAACCTCCTGTTGAAAGATATATTTATCTTCCCCAAACAGTACTAATATAAAAGAAGAAAGAACTTCTTCCTAGAAGTTGATAAAATTCAAACAAGCTTAGAATAATACTACTAGTAAGATTACTAACGCCATCCATTTCCTACCTTTTATGATGGGTCACCATTTTGGCGCACCCCCTCACAATGAGTTACAACGCTCTATCATCATAGAGTCTCTTCAGCATGTATATGATGCAAAAGAAAGTGGAGAAATAAAGTTTCTTCCCTATAAATGGGCACAAGCTAGAAGAGAAGGAATTGCAATAAACAAGCAGCAAAAATAGAATGAGCAAAAGGGATTGGCTAGTCCAATCCCTTTTTAAAATGCTAGGCAACCTCTTTAACACTAGTATTTTTTGAAATCAATTCCCTTTTAATCCCATACCAGATCAACACAATCCCACCCACAACCAGAATTGGCTCTAGCCAATTTGCCTCAGGA
Proteins encoded in this window:
- a CDS encoding DUF1292 domain-containing protein, which gives rise to MDTVKRDYITIQDEEGKEIDYTIEALFDMDENSYALLRNLDETILMRIELEGNEQYLVGINDPTELESILDAYQIAVDAAPAEE